tgtacCTCCTCTCACATAATATTGACTGAAGACTTCACTGTGTAACTTCAAGAGCTGGAATAGCTACAGTACTTATTAGTAGCAAACCCATGCTTAAGTTGGGCAAATTATCCTTAAAGATGTAGTTCTCCCAGGTGTTTTACTCATGATCAGTGTTCACACAGTATAACCAATACTTTTGGTTATACTAAAAGTATAGCCAAAACTTTTATGACAAAGACTTTTAAATTACTAAGTATTGTTCATACTGTGTATCTTGGACTTAAACTCTTTAATTTGCAGAGAATTTAGTGGATGATCCTTCTACCCTCAACATCCCTTGACATTGACCAAAGTTTCTACCAAAGTGTCACTGTATGGATGTGCGCATGCCTGCCCTGCAGTCTCAAAAGTGTTAACAGCAGCCAAAGCAACCGGGGGTACCCAGGGCTCCAACAGGCTGATTTATCCTGCTTCTTCGTTACTGCAGATATTCCCTGCATCAGGCTCAGGTTAGAGACAAAGAAGTTCAGTCCAAGGGAGCTTATTTCATCTCATCACTGATATTAAGGCTACCTGAAGCCATTTATCTGGAATGAAATTAATAATGATCAAGAATCAAAAGGCCAGTTCTTTCAACGGCTACCTCTCTTTTAtacgctctgtcccttcattctCCTCGCAACTGAGCTGAGAAATAAACATAGCAAGTAGCCTTAAAGTGACATCTTGTTGTAATTTCTAGGTATTGCAGTGGGCGGCATCTCCTGCCAGCAGAGACCTGCGGGCCGGGCTGTACCGTACCTAGGGGAATGCTGAGTTCTGTGAACACGTCCTCTTGTTCCCAGCCTGGCGGAGAATGGATTCGCTTAGAGTCTACCTCCGGGTATTCAAGAGATCTCATTTCCAGGTACCTAGAATTTGCTTAACAAATGAATACATGTATTGAGTGAAAACAGTTTATTACTTTAAGGAGACATTTGTCAACTTATTGGAAATACTTTATGGGTGGAGccaaaaattaagtaaaatctctaaaaatgcttttctgttcaAACAGGATGCCCACTCAGCGCAACTCACAGCAGCTGTAATACACTAATACACACACCCCTATTTCTCCCAGTaggtcatttttctgtttctaattGCATGCTCGATAtggttttttcttttcacattttaaattctCAATGAATCTGTGCCTCTGGCACAAGCACGGTCAGAccgcagccccgccggccacACATGGCTCAAAAGGAGCTCTGTGGCAGGGCTGTGCTGTACGACAAGAGACGGCGCAGCCCTAATACAGAGCTGCTGAGAAAGCCAGGAGCAGGACCTGCTGAGGGCAAATCACCAAAATGCCTCAGGAGCTAGCTGCATACACAGAGCAAACCTTCCTCTAGCAGGATCCTTGAGGGACCACTGCCATCTCTTCCCTGGAGCATTCTTCTCCCATCCTCAGCTCCCTAAGGGATGGTTTCTGCTTTATGGCTCTTGGCCACTCAAAGAGTTCGGTAGGTGCCCAGTAGAGATGGGATTTTTGGTCACTGCTGATCTGATAACAGACAGGTAGGAGATTCAAGATATGGAAAACAGTGAACTGATTTGCTGAGGAGGATAAAGCCAGTCAGAATGATGGACATTCTCCCTTCCCAATATGtgaattgcttttttattttttatttttttaaaaaagtcgcTATCACAGAGCAACAGAATTACAAACAAACTGGTCTGATTCTCATTCTCCAGTTCTTACATCAAAGAACTGGTTTCCTTACCCTGACAAAATTCCTCTTCCATTGCAAATTTCACATAGATGAGGGATACATTTTCtcataaaacaaatacatttttgccCAAACCAAACCCTTCCTGCCTTTCAAGCTTGTCGTTCAAAGATCTGCAATTTCTGGCTATGAGAATGAATCTCTCTTCATTGTTTTAAATATGCCTAGtacatgatttaaaagaaaataatacaaaatccTGGCTGGTGGGCTTTCAAGTTAACTTTAAGCACATCGCAGGTTTCCAACTCTGCAGAACAAATCCTGGAAAAGCCGGGAGTGTCAGGACACCCAGGGCCTTTGTTACAACTTAAGTCCTGCCAAAGCTGATTTCTAGGGCTCCTGCACTGGCAGCTGCATTAGCAGAGAGCCTCGAGCCCACAGACCCTGCCTTGCACTGAGGATCCCAGACGTCAAGTCCGGACAGAAGCCCGGGAAGCGCAAGCTCCCCTGGAGTTTCCAGGTTCCCTGTCAGGAAGTTGGAAGTTTAGATGCTGACAACACCCAAGTTATTGTGCTTCTGGGATACCCAACTCTCACGTCAGCTGGCTGCCCATGCAGTGGGCAGCCCAGGAGAGCCAGCTGGCCTGAAAGCCTGGAAACTTCGTGGTGCCCAGTCCCAGGGAATACACATGGATGGCAGCATTATCTCCAGAGGTGCAAAGCTTGGCAAGCTGTCTTCGGGCCAGACAGGTGAGTTTTGAAAACCAAGGTAGTTTCAAACCTGTTCTGGTAGTTTGTTCAACATGAGACATTTACATTAaatgtttctgcattttctgGTGGAAAATGGCATTCTCAGGAAATTTTGAGCAACTTCTGTTCACAAATTCTTCTCCATCACACAGGCTACAGTGACAACCAAAAAAGAGCATTCCTGGCCAACATGGTATATGCTGTTTTCCACTTCCTTTCATTATACCCAGTCCATTCACTTGCGTTTCATTTGAAGGAGTGACAGGAAACTAAAGTGAGTTCTAGACActcaagactttttttctgacAGCAAAAATACTAATAGGCAGCTATGATTATATTTATTGGCACTATCTCACAGCATGTCATATCAGTTATACTAAAGGCAACATGTGGTAGATAACAGAAGACGATAGGGCAAGTCCTGACAAAAGGCTTGTATTTGTGTGAAGAAGGACCGAGAAGTAACAATCTACAAATGATTTCCATGCTACTAGCACTTCTGTACAGTGCGTGAGAATACCCACCTTGACTAAGAGCCAGCCAGACATTAGAGATACCTCTCTGCTGACCTTCAGAGACTGTCACTCATTTCATTgacaattcaaaataaatttagcAGGGCACTGAAAGACTTCAGCTAAACTCATGTGAACCTTGACATGACAATTATAGCATCTTATGCCTTGTAGAAAGCTTGCAAGCTGCTTATCATATTTACTTTACACTATTCAGCTAAAAGCCTCTAATGATTTCACTTGGCGAAAGGCAGCGGGGTTCTATAACTGAGCTGCTCCAAGGACAAGTCTTTATTCTATTAGCAACATTTATTCTAGTTAGCAATAAATTTCAATCTACTGTCAGAGGAAACAtgcaaggctctctgcaggctgaaaagaaaaaaaaacggtAGTTACCCTTGGCCTCTGAACACTCTTGGCTTCCATGTCTCGTTTCTTCATCAGAGTTTTTAACAAGCATTTCCATGACTTCTCTACTCTCAGCTCCTTGTGATCCCATCTGTTTGTAATCATCTATAAATGTATCAGGGAGCTGGAGAGTCTCTTCTTTCAGCTGAACAGAAGGTATGTGGCGATCTTCAGGCTCTAAATGAATGTCAGAGCTTTTATCAATTTTTCCTTCCTTCGGCTGGTGATCAGACTCCTTAACAGGTTGGTCTTCTTGTGATTCCTCTGGCTTCTGCTCAGGGTCCAGATTTAGGCTTGATGCTTCAGTAACCGCATCATCATTATCATCATCCTCATCATCCTgacagccaccagaagaagctacACTGCCCTTTGCTGATCTGAAGTTTGTTTCTAAAGCTTTATGGGCAAATTTATCTTCACTCCTGGTTAAGTGGCTATGATCATTTTTCAGTTCTAACACATTTGACATACAGGGACACATTTCTGAGAcggttttatttttttgatcaACGGGCACTATTTCTTCAAGCTCAGTTATATCAGGCTCCATAATTAGATCATCTTCTCCCACTTCATCTACTGTCACTAATTCCTCCATGTTAGCAGGATACCAGGTCTCACCTTCGATCTCACTTCCACTCTCCCAGTCTCTTTCCTGTCACAAAGATGTACAAAATTTGAGAAATCAGTGATTATAGATCATCAAAGTTAAAAATGGGCTTTGAACATCAGTAACCAGGGAAACTTTTGAACTGGTCATGCCTAACCTCTCCTCTATTCTAGTTGCAAAGAACAACATGCCTTGGTGCTATGATTTTTAAACCTTACACACAAGAACAAGCAATCTTCTTAAACCAACCATATAAGCTTCCCTTCAGGGAGAGCCTGTAACTGCCTGGGGGAATAACATCTCTCCAGTCTCCCACTTCCTGCTTTCCTGTAAACAGTAGAACAAGGCACAACCTGTCACACTAGTCACACTCCACTGCGTGACCCCAAGGAAATtatcctctccccttcctctacCTCCATCCCAGGGTGACCAGAAATAGGTACCACAATGAGAATACACTGAATCCCAGTCTAGCCATTGTAGCTTTTACTTTGCTGGATGAGGTCCTTTAAGTTCCTACAGTGACTGAGAAAACCCTGAGAAACCGTCACTAGTCATTTCCTTCCACCAGCAAGAGCCCTCTGCCAGGGACTGTGTTGGCAGAGGTTGGCCTAGGCCTtgagaaaaatcagttttacagTTATACTGAAAGGTTTATAATATGAAATACCTCATACATGCAGTTATAGACTTAGGATTCTCAGACACTAATACCGGATTCCAGAGGAATTAGAATTATAAGGTATATATTACTTTCAGTACACACTTGGTGCAGCTTAGATTTCAACTCCCAGAATCATCGTGTGCACATAATCTATTAATAATCTGTATTCTCCTTCTGTGTGGCCATTCCCACACTTCCCCTCCTAGAATCCTAAAACAGCACGAAAACTCAGAGAGTCGACACCGTTCTTGCCAGGAGATCAGTTTTCTACAGCAACAGATATCAATAGCTTCCATATCTGACCATCAACCCATGACCCTAGAGATATGAAGCTGGAGGAATTCCAAGGACATTGCTGTGCCCTACTGTGATGCTGCAGCAAGGGTGCTACAAAGACATTATCtaattgaaaacagaaacaatCAAGAGAGGCCACTATCTATAGTCCATTTAGGGTCAATAGTCTGAAAAGTTTTCATCGTTGGTCCCCTCTTCCTCTACTAAGTGACCATGTCTCCTATTTTTAGGCACAGTTTGCAAAGTTGCACAGTTCATTTGGGCATACGTTACTTACAGTTGCCAGTGCCAAGGGTTATGCATGTGAAGCAATGTACATGGGCAAAGAGCAACTAAAAAAAGAGCTCTGGGGAGTTCAGAAAAAGCTACTCCTTAAAGCAGAGGTCAAGATAAGGCGAGTTAATTTCGACAACCCCCTTCTGTAAACTATCTACCTGActttcattgggggggggggggggggttaatatTTCAGTTAGGAAAATGTGCTACCAAATCTGGATTTTCACTCTTTTTATCATGGAAGTAAACCAACAGTGTGTAACTAACCTTCTCTTTTCTCGTGTTTTCCAGAATCTCTCCAGATTCTTGTCCTTGTTTATCAGCTGAAGGTGAGCTCTTCTCTGGAACTTGCTCCTTTTTTCCAAgctaaaataaatacaacatATACATGTATAGCAACACACAGTGGTGTTCTATTATGTTTCTATTTTGGGTCTACAGAAGCAAAGTCAGTCACAAGGTCACATTCTTGATTTCTAAAGTTTATGCAAGTCAACTGGACTGTGGGAAAACACCCAAGAAGTGGATTCCATTAGCAAAGCTGCACAaataagaattaagaaaaagaaattgaaacaaAATTAGAGAGATGTAATTTATATCATAGAATTGGCTGGAAGATAGGTGGGGGAGAATGTGAATTCATTAAAATTTCCAGCCTCCTCTCTTCTGTTCTCTACCCACATCTGTTATGTTGGCTCAGACATGGTAAGGAGAGCAGCACTGTTAAAACTCCGCAAAAGACCtcaactgtttttatttattaaaatgttgGATCGGTCGAGAATGCAACTACTTGCACGGTTCATACTTTGGAAGAACAAAATCACAGTATTATCTAGCACTTGGTAAAAGAGGGATGGAGCAAAAGTGTGAATGCAGGAGCAGTCAGCTCTATTAGTCCCTATTGAATTGTTAGCAGTAGTTCCCAGAGAGGTGTGCCTTTAACAATGACGATTCAAAGTGACTTGCAAAATATGCAGAGGAGTGTGCAACACTGGTGATTCGGGAAGCTTAGTCTGACATTTCTATACAGAAGAGAGAAATATCCTCCCAAGGAGCCATCCATCACAGTGAAATACCAACCAAAAGAGAACGATGACAAAAAGTGGTCAGACACACGTATCTATGGCATGAGATAGTGTCGCTGCCTGTTACAGAAACTAGCTGAGTTACACGATCTAGAGATTTCTACTAAGCCTTCTCCTGCACGAGAAGAAAGAACGCAAGGTCAATTAAAGACAACTGAAGACAGCCCTGGCAACACAAAGTCACAAGCGACAGATGGACCCTAGTCAGCatagcagctctgcagcctgctgtgCCAGCGTCCCTGTGGGTGGATGGAGGGAGCGTatccccaggagggcctgggggaGGCAAGGTGGCCATAAGCCAGTAATAAGATCCCCGTAGAGTGGGGACATGAgcatggggctgtgctgggactGAGTGAATGAGGCATCTCTGAATCGTTCCCTCTCCACTCCTTCCCAGAGGAGAATCAGGGAGGTGACAGACACCGTTACTTCACCAACTGGGAGTTTTATCCCAGAGATCCCATAATTTTAAGGGTAAGCTGATTCGTTGCTTCTGCCAAGGGGTGTCTTCCAACACTTCCCTTCAGTGTGCTACTGAGGGTAGGAACATACAATTACTAGataccagcagctctgctgagctgacCAAAATAAAATGTGTCACGTTGGATTTAAAAGTTAATCCCCCATTTTGGCATTATAACAACCAATTCCCTGTATTTTCCTACAAATATTGCCTATCTCTGTAAAGTACCACTAAATTCCCAGATAACTTGTTCCACAAGATGCAGAGAGagcagctgggggcaggggggaacacACAGGCTTGGAAGAGAGAGCTGTAGGCCAACTTGTCCCTACGTATACAAGCTGCATGCAAGCAGTagattttcatttggttttgttttcagttgtctGTTCCCATTTCCTCACTAGTTACCTAGATGCTGTGTGCATGAAATGGAAAGATTACATCCAGGTCCCCAACACAGGAATGGTGTAAGGGATCTGCACAGATCGGTGCAGAGAGGTGGATGAGATGGCCTCCCAAGATCTCTTTGAGGAATATATTCCCTGATTACATAATGGTAAAACATTGCATGTCCCCAGTACCACACCAATAACAACTGgtttaaaatacttcagaaaatacaCTATTTCAGCTTTTACCTTCTTTGCACGTACAGTTTGGGATCTCTATTTACCTCATTCTCAGAAGGTTTGCTTTCCTTCACATCATTGCCCTCCGCAGCAGCATCGTCCTCTTGGTCTCTGTCAGCTTTCTTAACTTTATTCTTATCACTTAGTTTTTGTCTGGATCCCTCAGATGCTTTGCTGTGCTTCTGTTCAGCCGCCTCCTCCCTCGCAGCGTCCTCACTGTAAGAATGTCTCCGCTCCCTTAACtttgcctcttcctttctcttagaTCTCCCAGATAACTCCTGCAGCTGCCTTTGAAACTTGTCAGATTTTGACTTAGACGTTTTTCTGTAATAGTCATCTTCCCTGCTCTTGTAGCCAGATAAAGGGTGAAGGGAGCCAGGGGAACCACTCCTTAAGTATTTTTCTCTGTACCCTCTGCCTCCTTCAATCCGTTCATCCAAATCAAACTTGTCCAGCTGTCGGGAATAATGTTTCCTCTCATGTACCCACGTGTCGGTCCTGTCCCTCTTCTCGTCCCCATTCTCTCGCCATTCTCTGctgtctctttcctcttcccttctcgaATATGGGGACTGATCCCACGACTCTCTGCCGTTTCCCCAGTCTGTCCTGCTGGTTCCCAGTGGGCTGTGGGGTGAACTGCAGGAGGTGAAGCTGGGAGTGTGGGATCTGGGCGACAGGGAGCGGCTTATGGGGCTGCGAGAGCGGGGCCTCTCTGTGCCATACCTGTTGTAGAGGGAAAAAGTAGCTGTGACTCTGTTTGACCTGCTGTGATCCACACTGAGCGCTTGTACACTGGGAACACACTGGGAACTACATTGATACGTGTGGACCTGAGATCGTCAGGGGAAAACCCCTTTAACACCCCAGGCCTTTCACATACCTGCACTGCACAGCTGCAGGCACAGTgagcaggagaaaaggcagcactGCACTCGTGTCCACAGAACTTAACCAAACCCCCACAGATCTCTCAAGAATATATTCTGTCATTCTTAAAAACCTCTCGTAGGGATTTAGCATTAAAGGCTTATAACATGTGAATAGCCTTACAATGACAGCCTGCTCAATCATCTAGAGCATCTCTGAGGCAACAGTGACACAGGTCACCTGtttaaaaagagacattttaagaTTGTGATTCCTCCCTGTTTCTGCTGGAAGGTCCAGAAAATACTAATGGAAGCCAATCTGATCAGAAATATACCCAAATACATTTTAATCTGAACTGGTTCCTTCCCTCTAGGTCTTTCAGCACCCCCAACCTGTATGCTTCTCACTCaagggagaagagaggggaaTAGCTTGATTTGTGCATTCTTCAAATGTCAAGTATAttttctgaataataataatcatcatcaGTAGCAATAGCTGGTAAAGAGCAGtgagtaaaatatttgttttcataacaTGCCCAGCGCACAATTTCAATCTGATCTTAATACCTAGGTCCTGCACCTCCTATTGTACCCACTTGTATCTTTTCAGTGATTTGAAATGAAACccagaataagaaagaaaatgagatggtGAGGGAAGCACACAGACGGTGCTAATTCTACTTGCAGGCTTACAGACTTATCCAAGTCCCAATCCTAAATTATGCAGAAACTTTCTATGTCACCCAGACTTGCGGCCCCACATCCAGAGAGCAGTGAATTCCCCAGATCAAGCCAGGGAAACCAGCAGGCAGAGCTGCCATTGCAGCGAGTTACCTGTCTGCTTCCCGGAGCAGGTCCCTCTCCCTCTGCGAATGGATGTCCTGGATGATAGCAGCCACGTTCTTACCTGGTTTCTAAGCAAGACAAAGACACTGTTTAGCATGCTGCACTCTCCAAGCTGTTTTAGGTGATGCATCCTGTAAGAAACAGCATCCATGCATCATTTCATTACACTATTAATGAGAAATATTTGGATTCGGTGTTCTCGTTACAGTCTTTTCTACCACTGGTGTCTCAATAAAATAATCAAAGCAGTAAAATGGTTCAGATGGAAAATTTCCTCTGTTACAGTGCAGCACCGTCTCCACATACTTCTATAATAGAAGAAAGGCTTCTATAATAGGCTGTGAAAACTAGCTTGTAATTCTCTGTTAGGCATTCACCACAGTATATTTTCTAGGAATTGGATGCCAGAGGAAACGAACCAGACCATTATTCTAATACCTGAATTAAACAGATCTATAGCCTCTCTCTGCCCCTAGGAATGAACTGCCTTCATCTCATTTCAGAGTTTAGCTCATTCTGGAGCATGGCACTAAAAGAgtatgtgtagacacagaagctTCAGAAAACCTAGGTGCAAGAAAGATGTACAGAGGAAATGTTGATTACTTGAGACTGAAGATCATTTACAAAAGATGCACTACTCCAGGCTGGAGTGCATGCAATTCAACAAGCACTTGGAGCAAATGCAGCTGAGCAACATAATCATGCAAGAACTCAGAGCAGTCTGTAGCAGTAAACAGCTCATGCATGCTCCCTTTTTCATGCCGTtgtcctttaaacaaaaaaaaaagggggggggaaaaaaaagaaaaccagcttttgttaatgcagagaaaaataattccatGACCTGAAAAACTGCCATTGGAACTGCTGAAAGTCTTCTTGAAGTCTAGCGCTCGGCTGGGCAATTCCTGTTCAGCCTCTATGCTAAGATGTAATCTCCACCACCTTACATCTGAATGCCTCACAATACCACAGTAAGAAAGATTGCCCCAGTTTACGGACTTTGGGCAACTCCCTTAAGTCTCCTTAAACTCTTACGTGCATACAGGAGAGACAGATTTTTCCAAAGGTGAAAGCAGATCATCTGAGTTACTTATTTTTCCTCAAGGCTCATGAAAGAGCTCTTAACGTCTTAACTTGGAGCACTACAgggttattttataaaataacctTATGCTGCGTTGGGTAAGGTAATACAAAGCCTTTCAGCTCTGCATCACTGGTTCTAGTCCAGGTCTTCATGAGAAACATTATGCCCATAGCATTATATACGACAGTACATAAGCTCCCATAAATATGCTTTCAAGAGCACTGATTTTTGGAGATCACTCAGGTGTTCACATCAGAAGTGGCACACTCTCTTACAGAAAATCCAAAGACCAAATATTGCTCTGTTCTGATTCTCTGTAAAACGTCTTACTTTTGAGGTAGTTCAGTTACTTCTTACTCattcacaagaaaaacaaaaaacaaataattagTGTGATGCTTAGCCCTACCACCTCTGCCAGGCGGGGAGATGGTATTAACGGCTCATGCAGGCAAGTagtgaaaagcactgcatcaggcttGATGCCTGTCTAGAAGGATGGACCCTCTTACTTTTGCTGACCTATAGTACTTTGCACTTGGCTGTGTTTTAGACCTTTGCTAGACAAGCAATGTGGGGAGCCTGCTCAGAAGGAGGCTTGGAAGGGAATTTTGAAATAACGGCATGAGAACCACAGAAAACGGGATCTCTTCAAATGGTTAAAATTTAGAACAACAGCAAGCAGCTAAGTATATAAGATCATTAACATACATTGACTAAtttatctttcttcatttcttcttccaaaatattAAAGCATTAATTAGAAATCAGTGTTCAGTAAACATTTTTAGACGTGGTCTTATGGACATGCCATGGTAACTCTGATCTTACCTTCAGCTGCAATTCCTTGTATCTTTTAGACATCCTGATAAGTAACTTGTCATCATTTATCATAGCAGGTTTTTCTTTGTAGTACTGCACCATGGCTTGTGCTGCTTCACTGTAAGCCATTTCCAGAAAGGCCTAGCACAAACGGGGAGAGCTTTAAAACCTactacatattaaaaatatacagtataaGAGAGAAAAGGCAGCACAATAATTTTCGTGTGGATTCTTCTTACGTAAAATTTGCTGATAGTACAGAACTGGGTAGCTTTTCAGCCCTGGAATTAAAATTGTAACTAGCAGAGGCTCCTTTGCTCACCCTccttttaactaaaaataatggTTTCAGCCCAGCTATGAAAGCTGATATGCAACTTAAAAGCACAAATTGAAGAAGCCAGTTGAGTTAAAATCTAAATGACTGGAATGTAATCTTTCTTGATAGATGGAAACATCACCTTTTCCCCACTTTTCCACTGGTCCTTGTGCTCGTGGTAAGCTGCTGCCAGGAGGCagagctgccacgctgcagcttGTACTGCTCCTGAGGCTGCTGGCTGCACTTCGCAGAACCACCAAGCATCCAATGAAAAGCCGAATACCAGAACGAGAGGCGCCAGAGcaacaaaagccaaaaagaataaaaaatctgAATGCTGTTAACTAGCACTTTTATTTACAGGAAAATTGCATTTGATGTGACTTTGGTTTAACTGACCAATGAAAACTCACAGCTGTGTATTGGCTGCATTTGGAAACACGCTGGGATCTCATACATTTCCCACTGGAGTGAATTCCACATCCACCCATTTTGCCTGCTGCGAGCATGTGAGAGAAGATTTTCCAACTGCCACCTCCAGAATTAACCTCCTGGGGTCTAAAATCGTCTTGAAGAAAGAGCTCTGCTACAGCCTGGTGCAGTTTAAACAGGAGAGCTAGCAGTAGCCCTCCTCTAGCACACGTGCTCCAGATCACACAGAGCAGCCGTGCCTTGGAGGCTCTGCTGCTCGCCTGTGCTTACCCCACGGCCCCACCTGCCTTTGCTGTAACAACAGTCTAGCAAGTGTAGGACAGCTAAATCAGAATAGGGTGTCAGTGATTCTTCCATGCCTACTGCAGCTCTACAATGATACGGGAGAAAGCAAGAAATACTCCAAAACAGAACAACAGAAGTCTGAAAATAACCCTAGCAAATGGCTGGGAGAAGAATGCAAAGTTATTCATGTTTTTGAAattaaaggtggggggggggaagtatatTTTTACAACATTTCTCTTCTTAATTCAGAGATTTTTGGTTTTTAGCCATGCCTAGCAGGACAGGGGGCATGCTTATGCCACCATCTCTTTCCGTGAACagcttattttttactttaagagCAGGCTTCATATACTTAGGTTTCTGCTACAAAGAGATCTTCCCCACAGTTTATATGTCAGCATCAGCGGCCCCCAACGTGCCATACCTGGTTAGTAGATTTCATGAGGATATAGTTGGTGACTTTCCCAAATGGAAGTCCCAGATTAATGACATCGTTCTCTGTGCAGCTTCCCTCGGGGAGGTTGCAGATGTGAACCACTCGACCCAGTGTAGATTTCCTCTGGGgaaactgggggggaaaaaaaagtttttatcttAGATATTCCAGCTACTCGGTAAGACCTTGCATTTctgcaaaaaatgaaatgttctgtTCTGCTCTGCATACCTGTTATTAAGGACAAACACTCTTCTTTAAACCTTATAGTTTAACAACCTGGTTTAAACATATCCTTTTCCAATTGTATATTTAACTGAAGCACAGCTTGTGGCA
The sequence above is drawn from the Struthio camelus isolate bStrCam1 chromosome 7, bStrCam1.hap1, whole genome shotgun sequence genome and encodes:
- the RBM20 gene encoding RNA-binding protein 20 isoform X2, giving the protein MSQPLFNQLRHPSMINAPQGHTAGPPQGPGIANARFPSSGLAFPAQSPALAAPGGSLGPIGSVPAQTSNAIVMNPFGGVMAPASSQQAVVVGLNKAGHSSTAGGFYEYSKQNVPASPVYTADTDQSSQHGFLAGGPHPVTSSAGVHYEGHFGPSSQPKHDGQPGFQKDVYGASAKGQHAAALAFPSDLHTNSPQKGDPGPVLHGTGTNNQWENIPNFTSQNKPDLMPSDSMWPSTSQQYEIRNELYNPEEPTPDTKFSAVAPPTFNRLNNSKQSFSSSRMRQNEELSTNPPDLPMRALQPHELNDFHGIAPLHFPHVCAICEKKTFDLKDWDQHTKGSLHIQKCVAFSENAGIRCVLSSADGTLHLSPNNASVFNTSSIEDYPPNVGSSFITTSARSFGQPGPTFSSLPSGVRFPQRKSTLGRVVHICNLPEGSCTENDVINLGLPFGKVTNYILMKSTNQAFLEMAYSEAAQAMVQYYKEKPAMINDDKLLIRMSKRYKELQLKKPGKNVAAIIQDIHSQRERDLLREADRYGTERPRSRSPISRSLSPRSHTPSFTSCSSPHSPLGTSRTDWGNGRESWDQSPYSRREEERDSREWRENGDEKRDRTDTWVHERKHYSRQLDKFDLDERIEGGRGYREKYLRSGSPGSLHPLSGYKSREDDYYRKTSKSKSDKFQRQLQELSGRSKRKEEAKLRERRHSYSEDAAREEAAEQKHSKASEGSRQKLSDKNKVKKADRDQEDDAAAEGNDVKESKPSENELGKKEQVPEKSSPSADKQGQESGEILENTRKEKERDWESGSEIEGETWYPANMEELVTVDEVGEDDLIMEPDITELEEIVPVDQKNKTVSEMCPCMSNVLELKNDHSHLTRSEDKFAHKALETNFRSAKGSVASSGGCQDDEDDDNDDAVTEASSLNLDPEQKPEESQEDQPVKESDHQPKEGKIDKSSDIHLEPEDRHIPSVQLKEETLQLPDTFIDDYKQMGSQGAESREVMEMLVKNSDEETRHGSQECSEAKANSRYLEMRSLEYPEVDSKRIHSPPGWEQEDVFTELSIPLGVEFVVPRTGFYCKLCGLFYTSEETAKTSHCRSTVHYKNLQKYLSQLAEESLKMTEEGSSLRQDDAGIVPHFEKKKL
- the RBM20 gene encoding RNA-binding protein 20 isoform X1 — its product is MVPAAAMSQAPAPRRADRPDSDARSGAPSRGPGRGMPPPPPSLPQLLHNAAKLLEKTPFSVSTPNPLLPSPASLQLAQLQAQLTLHRLKLAQTAVTNNPAAATVLNQVLSKVAMSQPLFNQLRHPSMINAPQGHTAGPPQGPGIANARFPSSGLAFPAQSPALAAPGGSLGPIGSVPAQTSNAIVMNPFGGVMAPASSQQAVVVGLNKAGHSSTAGGFYEYSKQNVPASPVYTADTDQSSQHGFLAGGPHPVTSSAGVHYEGHFGPSSQPKHDGQPGFQKDVYGASAKGQHAAALAFPSDLHTNSPQKGDPGPVLHGTGTNNQWENIPNFTSQNKPDLMPSDSMWPSTSQQYEIRNELYNPEEPTPDTKFSAVAPPTFNRLNNSKQSFSSSRMRQNEELSTNPPDLPMRALQPHELNDFHGIAPLHFPHVCAICEKKTFDLKDWDQHTKGSLHIQKCVAFSENAGIRCVLSSADGTLHLSPNNASVFNTSSIEDYPPNVGSSFITTSARSFGQPGPTFSSLPSGFPQRKSTLGRVVHICNLPEGSCTENDVINLGLPFGKVTNYILMKSTNQAFLEMAYSEAAQAMVQYYKEKPAMINDDKLLIRMSKRYKELQLKKPGKNVAAIIQDIHSQRERDLLREADRYGTERPRSRSPISRSLSPRSHTPSFTSCSSPHSPLGTSRTDWGNGRESWDQSPYSRREEERDSREWRENGDEKRDRTDTWVHERKHYSRQLDKFDLDERIEGGRGYREKYLRSGSPGSLHPLSGYKSREDDYYRKTSKSKSDKFQRQLQELSGRSKRKEEAKLRERRHSYSEDAAREEAAEQKHSKASEGSRQKLSDKNKVKKADRDQEDDAAAEGNDVKESKPSENELGKKEQVPEKSSPSADKQGQESGEILENTRKEKERDWESGSEIEGETWYPANMEELVTVDEVGEDDLIMEPDITELEEIVPVDQKNKTVSEMCPCMSNVLELKNDHSHLTRSEDKFAHKALETNFRSAKGSVASSGGCQDDEDDDNDDAVTEASSLNLDPEQKPEESQEDQPVKESDHQPKEGKIDKSSDIHLEPEDRHIPSVQLKEETLQLPDTFIDDYKQMGSQGAESREVMEMLVKNSDEETRHGSQECSEAKANSRYLEMRSLEYPEVDSKRIHSPPGWEQEDVFTELSIPLGVEFVVPRTGFYCKLCGLFYTSEETAKTSHCRSTVHYKNLQKYLSQLAEESLKMTEEGSSLRQDDAGIVPHFEKKKL